A stretch of the Desulfobacter sp. genome encodes the following:
- a CDS encoding ISL3 family transposase — protein sequence MSTSFIYHAFGLRDYFYKTTRFIGGIITFELIPKPEAVKCPECNSRSVTRKGIVTRDLRTIPVGSKPVILRTAIQRIWCSFCQFVRQIKLSFAQEGKSYTRAFERYVLELSQFMTIKDIAIHLRISWDTIKQIQKEDLLRRYRNIPLEKVRQIAIDEISIGKGHKYLTIVMDLESGRILHVGEGKGGEALKSFWTKVKISKAKIKAVSIDMSPAYLSAVIENLSGSAIVFDRFHVVKLFNEKLSDFRRKLYNLLANTGQQKLLKGVRWLLLKNPENLSDDKKEAQRLEEALKINQPLLVVYYMKEELRQIWNQKKKETAEKIVSNWINLANISKIPMLMKFAKTLAVHRQRILSYYDYRISTGPLEGTNNKIKTMKRKAYGYRDSEFFRLKLLDLHNKRYALIG from the coding sequence ATGTCCACAAGCTTCATATACCATGCCTTTGGCCTTCGTGACTACTTTTATAAAACAACGCGTTTCATCGGTGGAATAATCACTTTTGAACTCATACCAAAACCGGAGGCGGTAAAATGCCCGGAATGTAATTCCAGGTCCGTCACCAGGAAAGGGATTGTGACAAGAGATCTCAGAACAATACCGGTAGGTTCAAAACCCGTGATTCTCAGGACGGCTATCCAGAGAATTTGGTGTTCGTTCTGTCAATTTGTCCGGCAAATCAAACTATCCTTTGCCCAGGAGGGGAAAAGCTATACCCGGGCTTTTGAACGGTATGTCTTGGAGTTGTCTCAGTTCATGACAATCAAAGATATTGCCATCCATTTAAGGATCAGCTGGGATACGATAAAGCAGATCCAGAAAGAAGACCTGCTGAGGCGTTATCGAAATATCCCCCTTGAGAAAGTCCGGCAGATTGCCATAGATGAAATTTCCATAGGGAAAGGGCATAAATACTTGACCATCGTGATGGATCTGGAATCCGGTAGAATTCTGCACGTGGGAGAAGGAAAAGGTGGTGAAGCTTTGAAATCTTTTTGGACAAAAGTGAAAATATCGAAAGCAAAAATCAAAGCCGTCAGCATCGATATGTCCCCGGCATACTTGAGTGCTGTTATTGAAAATCTTTCTGGTTCAGCAATTGTCTTTGACAGATTTCATGTTGTTAAATTGTTCAATGAGAAACTGTCGGATTTCAGGCGAAAGCTCTACAACCTTCTTGCCAATACCGGGCAACAAAAACTTCTGAAGGGAGTCCGGTGGCTTTTGTTAAAAAATCCCGAAAACCTCAGTGATGACAAGAAGGAGGCCCAACGGTTAGAAGAAGCATTGAAAATAAATCAGCCGCTATTGGTAGTCTACTACATGAAAGAGGAACTCAGGCAAATATGGAATCAAAAGAAAAAAGAAACAGCTGAAAAGATAGTCAGCAATTGGATCAATCTGGCCAATATTTCCAAAATTCCAATGTTGATGAAATTTGCCAAGACCTTGGCTGTGCACAGGCAAAGAATCCTTTCATACTATGATTACAGGATATCTACAGGTCCTTTAGAAGGGACAAATAACAAGATAAAAACCATGAAACGGAAAGCTTATGGATACAGGGATTCGGAGTTTTTCAGGTTGAAACTTTTGGACCTTCACAATAAAAGGTACGCATTAATCGGATGA
- a CDS encoding PAS domain S-box protein has protein sequence MTQTYQSAKERYAFAAWVLLLALLIIAAILVVEWTENKRFVENQRQLVVKQLSTIRARLEGELNIELLSARSIIVDVETNTDITEDRFRKIARNFMKASKHIKNIGLAKGTVLTYVYPKKGNEKAIGLDYKKLTRQWPAVQRVIKSDKTVVAGPLNLVQGGLAIIGRTPIFTGKKESGSDDVSGEYFGLLSVVINLPSLLEAAGLEKKDSQLAISIRGKDGLGSQGEFFYGSESIFKDNPVSMEVTLPGGHWQMAATPVNGWQIKSPRVNYYRLSAMAVGFIIFSLLFIQHNEVVRRKAVEKAIAEKEKFLSSLLSAIPVPVFYKDRAGIYQGFNDAYETFFGKPKDQLIGKSVFDINPKELAQIYHAKDTKLFESGGVQHYESKVKNAKNKVRDVIFDKSVYTDNQDKVLGLIGTILDITDRKQMEKALRQSEERFREMADLLPGAIVEIDVNFNVTYVNQQGLKLFHYNDEDYKKGLNGLDFIHPEDKERALNRVAQRSTQKTLPPTEYRMITKDGQTCWVFFNASAIYKADKIIGFRMVLTDIRERKKIEKEREKLIDELQNALAEIKTLRGIVPICSHCKKIRDDEGYWNILESYIQKHSEASFSHSLCPDCSDKLYGKEDWYKKMKEKGSPPDY, from the coding sequence TTGACTCAAACCTATCAAAGCGCCAAGGAACGATATGCCTTTGCGGCCTGGGTGCTTCTCCTGGCCCTATTAATCATAGCAGCAATTTTGGTGGTTGAATGGACCGAGAATAAACGGTTTGTTGAAAACCAGCGTCAATTAGTTGTTAAACAGCTCAGTACGATTCGCGCACGGCTGGAAGGCGAGCTGAATATTGAGTTGTTATCGGCCCGGAGCATCATTGTGGATGTTGAAACAAACACAGACATCACAGAAGACAGATTCCGTAAAATCGCCCGGAACTTTATGAAGGCATCAAAACACATAAAAAACATCGGGCTGGCCAAAGGGACCGTATTAACCTATGTCTACCCTAAAAAGGGAAACGAAAAAGCCATTGGGCTGGATTATAAAAAACTGACCCGCCAATGGCCGGCGGTCCAGCGGGTCATCAAGAGCGACAAAACGGTTGTGGCAGGTCCCTTGAATCTTGTCCAGGGCGGATTGGCCATTATCGGCCGTACCCCGATATTTACCGGCAAAAAAGAGTCAGGGTCAGATGATGTATCAGGAGAGTACTTTGGCTTATTATCCGTTGTCATTAACCTGCCAAGCCTGCTTGAAGCAGCTGGATTGGAAAAAAAAGACTCCCAGCTGGCAATATCAATCCGGGGCAAGGATGGCCTGGGCAGTCAGGGTGAGTTTTTTTACGGTTCTGAATCTATCTTTAAGGACAATCCCGTATCAATGGAGGTCACCCTGCCCGGAGGTCACTGGCAGATGGCCGCAACCCCGGTGAACGGGTGGCAGATCAAATCTCCCCGGGTGAATTATTATCGTCTGTCAGCAATGGCTGTCGGGTTTATCATTTTCTCCTTGTTATTTATCCAGCACAATGAGGTGGTCAGGCGCAAGGCTGTGGAAAAGGCCATTGCTGAAAAAGAAAAATTTTTAAGCTCGCTGCTCAGTGCAATTCCTGTCCCTGTTTTTTATAAAGACCGTGCTGGTATCTACCAGGGGTTCAATGATGCCTATGAAACTTTTTTTGGGAAACCCAAGGATCAATTGATCGGAAAAAGCGTATTTGACATCAATCCAAAAGAGCTTGCCCAGATTTACCATGCCAAGGATACAAAACTCTTTGAGTCCGGAGGCGTCCAACACTATGAATCAAAGGTAAAAAATGCCAAAAATAAAGTGCGGGATGTGATTTTTGACAAGTCTGTTTACACGGACAACCAAGACAAGGTTCTCGGCTTGATCGGAACAATATTGGATATCACCGACCGCAAGCAAATGGAAAAAGCCCTGAGACAAAGTGAAGAACGGTTCCGGGAGATGGCCGATCTTCTGCCCGGAGCCATTGTAGAAATAGATGTTAATTTCAACGTCACCTATGTGAATCAGCAAGGGTTAAAATTGTTCCATTATAATGATGAGGATTATAAAAAAGGCCTAAATGGTCTGGACTTCATTCATCCTGAGGACAAAGAAAGAGCCTTGAACAGAGTTGCACAAAGGTCAACCCAGAAGACACTCCCACCGACAGAGTATCGAATGATAACCAAAGACGGGCAAACCTGCTGGGTATTTTTCAACGCCTCTGCAATTTACAAGGCAGATAAGATCATTGGTTTTCGAATGGTCTTAACCGACATTAGGGAACGTAAAAAAATAGAAAAAGAACGGGAAAAGCTGATTGATGAATTACAAAACGCCTTGGCAGAGATAAAAACCCTGAGGGGAATTGTTCCAATCTGCTCACATTGTAAAAAAATTCGGGATGATGAGGGATATTGGAACATTTTAGAATCCTATATTCAAAAACACTCCGAAGCCTCATTCAGCCACAGCCTCTGCCCTGATTGTTCGGACAAGCTGTATGGAAAGGAAGATTGGTACAAAAAGATGAAAGAAAAGGGTTCTCCCCCGGATTACTAG
- a CDS encoding integration host factor subunit alpha translates to MTCTKTTLIEKISDKFNEKPAQAKETIETLIEIIKSSLASGEDIMISGFGKFQVIEKAPRKGRNPATGNSMLLDKRRVVTFKCTGKLKDRMNNIPN, encoded by the coding sequence TTGACCTGTACCAAAACCACACTCATCGAAAAGATTTCAGACAAATTCAATGAAAAACCGGCACAAGCCAAAGAGACCATCGAAACCCTCATTGAAATCATCAAATCCAGCCTGGCATCAGGGGAAGACATCATGATTTCCGGGTTTGGAAAATTCCAGGTGATTGAAAAAGCCCCCCGAAAAGGCAGAAATCCGGCCACGGGAAATTCAATGCTGCTTGACAAACGGCGGGTGGTCACCTTTAAATGTACGGGCAAACTCAAAGACAGGATGAATAATATCCCCAATTAA
- a CDS encoding YheU family protein — translation MGNPPFAPKEAGLKIPFEQLSKDALWALVEEFVTRDGTDYGEIEVPVQTKIKRVLAQLESGSATIVFDQVSETCTILSTNHPGVKNL, via the coding sequence ATGGGAAATCCACCCTTTGCCCCAAAAGAAGCGGGCCTTAAAATCCCCTTTGAGCAATTGAGCAAAGACGCTCTTTGGGCCCTGGTTGAAGAATTTGTCACCCGTGACGGAACAGATTACGGGGAGATAGAGGTCCCTGTTCAGACAAAGATCAAAAGGGTTCTTGCCCAGCTTGAATCCGGCAGTGCTACTATTGTATTTGATCAGGTATCCGAGACCTGCACCATTCTCAGCACCAACCACCCGGGTGTGAAAAATCTGTAA
- a CDS encoding PaaI family thioesterase: MNKINPEYVLALKKMVNTSPYPHHMKMSLAQIDIDEAVIAMELDRCHLQPYGIVHGGVIATLIDTATFWAGFMRLPQDAGLVNVDLKLNYLKSVVSGRLRAEGSCMRPGKTISYAQARVIDEKGELIAHGSSSLMTLEKKGIAMAVPKFL, translated from the coding sequence ATGAACAAGATTAATCCGGAGTATGTCCTGGCCTTGAAAAAAATGGTGAATACCAGCCCCTATCCCCATCACATGAAGATGTCACTTGCACAGATAGATATTGATGAGGCTGTCATTGCCATGGAACTTGACCGCTGTCATCTTCAGCCCTACGGCATTGTCCACGGCGGTGTGATCGCCACCCTCATTGATACGGCCACCTTTTGGGCGGGATTCATGCGCCTGCCCCAGGATGCAGGCCTTGTGAATGTGGATTTAAAACTTAACTATCTTAAATCCGTTGTTTCAGGGCGGCTGAGGGCCGAGGGAAGCTGCATGCGTCCGGGCAAAACCATTTCCTATGCCCAGGCCCGGGTGATAGACGAGAAGGGCGAGCTTATCGCCCACGGCAGTTCGTCCCTGATGACCCTGGAGAAAAAGGGAATCGCCATGGCCGTGCCTAAATTCCTTTGA
- a CDS encoding molybdopterin-dependent oxidoreductase: MGEWKTTGCVLCAQNCGLKVYVDEDKITRVKPDRDNPRSKGYACRKGLNLVYHQYPADRITSPLKKVDGRFVPISWDQAFEEISLKMKSIVGEFSPRSLAYMGGSSQGGHMEAGFGLSLLRGMGSQYYYSSAGQEFSGHWWVTGRVMGKQYNISGPDEKNTQMLVAWGWNGMESHQMPRAPKVLSAIAKDPLKVLVSIDPRKSETASIADIHIALKPGTDALLIKSMICLILEKKGENQAFLETCVKGWDKVAPWFKGFDVKKALEVCCLNYDQVEALCRLMITQKWSYHQDLGIYMGRHSTLNSYLLYILGAVCGRFQTPGGNYIPGMVMPMGFHADERSSKVWKTLVTRMPPAAAGAFPPAVMPEEIMSDHPRRLRAVYVSACNPLRAYPDTSAYEKAFARLDLLVVNDIVMSETARLAHYVLPCRSFYESWDTTFFPWTYPEIYLQLRSPVVPVPGQCLEAFQIHTGRAHALGLLPKILPSLIKAAKKDRTAFAGALMTWAAKEPRALKTMPFILAKTLGKEWDSAAKAGLWGMLMTAPEQFKAHGARAGFEPDIFQGDQIFEALVNSPQGLWVGRADTDNPMGQIKTPSGKLEIYIPELADQARDLNPEDEAVDLKMPKEFPLVLNAGRHSKYTMNTLMRNPEWNKGKRDCTIAVSVEDAEALGLEDGCDARITTAAGSEQGQIQVTDQVARGMVLIPHGFGLNYQGKVHGINVNRLTLNTHRDPIGTPIHRFVPCRVDPLE; this comes from the coding sequence ATGGGAGAGTGGAAAACAACAGGATGCGTGCTCTGCGCCCAGAACTGCGGGCTCAAAGTCTATGTGGATGAGGACAAAATCACCCGGGTAAAACCGGACCGGGACAATCCAAGATCAAAAGGATATGCCTGCCGCAAGGGGTTGAACCTTGTCTATCACCAATATCCGGCAGACCGGATCACCTCTCCTTTGAAAAAGGTGGATGGAAGATTTGTGCCCATCTCCTGGGACCAGGCCTTTGAAGAGATCAGCCTTAAGATGAAATCCATAGTAGGCGAGTTTAGCCCAAGGTCCCTGGCCTATATGGGGGGCAGTTCCCAGGGCGGCCATATGGAGGCGGGATTCGGCTTAAGTCTGCTGAGGGGCATGGGATCTCAATACTATTATTCATCCGCAGGCCAGGAATTTTCAGGCCATTGGTGGGTCACCGGCAGGGTCATGGGAAAGCAGTACAATATCTCCGGGCCTGATGAGAAAAATACCCAGATGCTTGTGGCCTGGGGCTGGAACGGGATGGAGAGTCACCAGATGCCCAGGGCGCCCAAGGTGCTTTCAGCCATTGCAAAAGACCCTTTAAAAGTCCTTGTCTCCATTGATCCTCGAAAGAGTGAAACCGCAAGCATTGCCGATATTCATATAGCATTAAAACCGGGCACCGATGCCCTGCTCATCAAGTCCATGATCTGCCTTATCCTTGAAAAAAAAGGGGAAAACCAGGCCTTTTTAGAGACCTGCGTTAAGGGCTGGGACAAGGTGGCACCCTGGTTTAAAGGCTTTGATGTTAAAAAGGCCCTTGAGGTTTGTTGTCTGAACTATGATCAGGTGGAAGCACTTTGCCGGCTCATGATTACCCAAAAATGGAGTTATCACCAGGATTTGGGGATTTATATGGGCAGGCATTCCACCTTAAACTCTTATCTGCTCTATATTCTCGGAGCGGTGTGTGGCAGGTTCCAGACCCCCGGGGGAAATTATATTCCCGGCATGGTTATGCCCATGGGATTTCATGCGGATGAACGAAGTTCCAAGGTATGGAAAACCCTGGTCACCCGGATGCCCCCGGCAGCTGCAGGGGCATTCCCCCCGGCTGTCATGCCCGAAGAGATCATGTCTGATCATCCCCGGCGGCTTCGGGCGGTCTATGTTTCTGCCTGCAATCCCTTGCGGGCCTACCCTGACACCTCTGCCTATGAAAAGGCCTTTGCCCGCCTGGATCTTCTGGTGGTCAATGATATTGTGATGAGTGAAACCGCCCGTTTGGCGCATTATGTCCTGCCATGCAGATCCTTTTACGAATCCTGGGATACCACTTTTTTCCCCTGGACCTATCCTGAAATATACCTGCAGTTAAGATCCCCTGTGGTCCCGGTGCCCGGACAATGCCTGGAGGCCTTCCAGATTCATACCGGCCGTGCCCATGCTCTGGGCCTTTTGCCTAAAATTCTCCCGTCCCTGATCAAGGCTGCAAAAAAAGACCGCACGGCCTTTGCAGGAGCGCTCATGACCTGGGCGGCCAAAGAGCCCAGGGCATTGAAAACCATGCCCTTTATCCTTGCCAAAACCCTGGGCAAAGAATGGGACAGCGCAGCCAAGGCAGGGCTATGGGGCATGCTCATGACAGCGCCTGAACAATTTAAAGCCCATGGGGCAAGGGCCGGGTTTGAACCGGACATTTTCCAGGGGGACCAGATTTTTGAAGCCCTGGTCAATTCTCCCCAGGGCCTATGGGTGGGCAGGGCAGATACAGACAACCCCATGGGCCAGATCAAGACCCCGTCGGGAAAACTTGAGATTTATATCCCTGAACTGGCAGACCAGGCAAGGGATCTCAACCCGGAAGACGAAGCCGTGGATCTTAAAATGCCCAAGGAATTTCCCCTGGTTCTCAATGCCGGCCGTCATTCAAAATATACCATGAACACCCTGATGCGAAATCCTGAATGGAATAAGGGCAAAAGAGACTGCACCATTGCGGTCAGCGTTGAGGATGCCGAGGCCCTTGGCCTTGAGGACGGATGTGATGCCAGAATCACTACGGCAGCCGGCAGTGAACAAGGCCAGATCCAGGTCACAGACCAGGTGGCCAGGGGCATGGTCCTGATTCCCCACGGGTTCGGCCTTAACTACCAGGGAAAGGTTCACGGGATCAATGTGAACCGTCTGACCTTAAATACCCACAGGGACCCCATTGGCACCCCCATTCACCGGTTTGTCCCCTGCCGGGTGGACCCCCTGGAATAA
- a CDS encoding 4Fe-4S binding protein — translation MADLFEQLANHLDTLPAGYPATESGVEIRILKRLFTPEEARITLGLTMMPEPVEPIAQRLDMDVQALAPVLESMSKKGLLYRSSKGGTHTYMASQFVVGIWEYQLKSLDLDLIQEVNEYLPQFMHKSWIKHETKQLRVIPISKEITAQMSIMDYESAEEIIRAQSKIVVSDCICRKEHEMVGKRCEYPMEVCLSFGSGAYYYEENGLGRSIDQKEALANLKTLDQPAKAVHTNYYARVDEEACIGCGICVDRCHMDAIVISDETQTARGEPDRCIGCGLCVPQCPEEAMKFEQKKSSDLYDPPANVFETYFTMAKERGNI, via the coding sequence ATGGCAGATCTTTTTGAACAATTGGCAAATCATTTGGATACCCTTCCGGCAGGATACCCTGCCACTGAATCCGGCGTAGAAATTCGAATTCTCAAGCGGTTGTTTACCCCGGAAGAGGCCAGGATTACCCTGGGTTTGACCATGATGCCCGAACCTGTGGAACCCATTGCCCAGCGGTTGGATATGGATGTCCAGGCGCTTGCCCCCGTTCTGGAATCCATGTCCAAAAAAGGGCTGCTCTACAGGTCCTCCAAAGGCGGAACCCATACCTATATGGCCTCACAATTTGTGGTGGGCATCTGGGAATACCAGCTCAAGAGCCTGGATTTGGATTTGATCCAGGAGGTCAATGAGTATCTGCCCCAGTTTATGCACAAAAGCTGGATCAAGCATGAGACCAAGCAGCTTCGGGTGATCCCCATATCCAAGGAGATCACAGCCCAGATGAGTATCATGGACTACGAGTCAGCCGAGGAGATTATCCGGGCCCAGAGCAAGATCGTGGTGTCAGACTGCATCTGCAGAAAAGAGCACGAGATGGTGGGCAAAAGATGTGAGTATCCCATGGAGGTCTGTCTCTCCTTTGGCAGCGGAGCTTATTATTATGAGGAAAACGGCCTGGGCCGGTCCATTGATCAAAAAGAGGCCCTGGCCAATCTGAAAACCCTGGATCAGCCGGCAAAAGCCGTGCATACCAATTATTATGCACGGGTGGACGAAGAGGCCTGCATCGGGTGCGGGATCTGTGTGGATCGCTGTCACATGGATGCCATTGTTATCAGCGACGAGACCCAGACCGCCCGGGGCGAGCCGGACCGGTGTATCGGGTGCGGGCTTTGCGTGCCCCAATGTCCTGAAGAGGCCATGAAATTTGAGCAGAAAAAGAGTTCAGATCTTTACGATCCACCGGCCAATGTATTTGAAACCTATTTTACCATGGCCAAAGAACGGGGGAATATTTAA
- a CDS encoding helix-turn-helix domain-containing protein produces MGLLEGKKATTNQTYARLFKKQYPGVNLQADQMLTQDDNIICSGAASAVNTLAIHLIRKFGSPKLASVCSKALLVDPNRISQAPYAMSAPLRSHMDDQVLKAQTIIENTFSRLETIDDLAKEVGISPRHFKRRFKKATGELPLKYLQRVRIDAAKEKLETTQDTIDKITWAFGYKDVSSFCRLFKQHARISPRAYREKFYAQISF; encoded by the coding sequence ATGGGCCTGCTGGAAGGAAAAAAAGCCACCACCAACCAGACCTATGCCCGGCTCTTTAAAAAACAATACCCCGGGGTAAATCTTCAAGCAGACCAGATGCTCACCCAGGACGATAATATCATCTGTTCAGGGGCCGCCTCGGCCGTAAACACCCTGGCCATCCATCTGATCAGAAAATTTGGTTCCCCCAAACTTGCCTCTGTCTGTTCAAAGGCCCTTTTAGTGGATCCCAACCGGATCAGCCAGGCCCCCTATGCCATGTCGGCCCCCTTGCGGTCTCACATGGATGACCAGGTCCTCAAGGCCCAGACCATCATTGAAAATACATTTTCCAGACTTGAAACCATTGACGATTTGGCCAAAGAGGTGGGGATCAGCCCCCGCCACTTTAAACGCAGATTTAAAAAGGCCACAGGAGAACTGCCCTTAAAATATCTTCAGCGGGTGAGAATTGATGCGGCCAAAGAAAAGCTTGAGACCACCCAGGACACCATTGATAAAATCACCTGGGCCTTTGGATACAAGGATGTCAGCTCATTTTGCCGGCTGTTCAAGCAGCACGCCCGGATCTCGCCCAGGGCCTATCGGGAAAAGTTTTATGCCCAGATCTCGTTTTAA
- a CDS encoding tRNA-binding protein has translation MNEIEWKDFLKVKLCVGTIINAQDFPQARKPAYKLIIDFGEKIGIRQSSAQITDLYDKKDLEGRQVLAVVNFPKKQIGPFMSECLVTGFHREDGKVVLAKPDTPVPNGSKLA, from the coding sequence ATGAATGAGATTGAATGGAAGGATTTTTTAAAGGTAAAACTTTGCGTGGGAACCATCATAAACGCCCAGGACTTTCCCCAGGCCAGAAAGCCTGCCTACAAACTGATCATTGATTTTGGAGAAAAAATCGGGATCAGGCAGTCAAGTGCCCAGATCACGGATTTATACGATAAAAAGGATCTTGAGGGCCGGCAGGTCCTGGCGGTTGTCAATTTTCCCAAAAAACAGATCGGCCCCTTTATGTCCGAGTGCCTGGTCACAGGATTTCACCGGGAGGACGGCAAGGTGGTGCTGGCCAAACCCGACACTCCGGTTCCCAACGGATCAAAACTTGCCTGA
- a CDS encoding amidohydrolase family protein: protein MKEGLTHITNARIYTMEDETQTFSSMTLENGRIISLGQGPEKRAKSVDLGGRTVLPGFTDAHCHFMPSAVLNEFGANISRIGRHGLVPKSLSGVKEILCRQADLQKKKLVIGFNLVTAGLKENRLPSQRELDQWLPGKTVVIFDASGHASAYSSGAIKALDLGHLHDQGQLTGEAHEFNMGRVNSFVMKQLNPMIFLKGICGYVNRLHQCGITSVHCMEGFDDDPRDVSTKIFAFLAPVLPLHVRLYCQYTNPGRVFPFLKKMAYPRLGGGGAWEMDGAVSSGTAAFFDSYKNPEDGRGKCYYSDTKIQDMVRTADESQFQISAHAIGPRAIEPLLSAFEKSPGQKNLRHRIEHFEFPTPDQVKRAVEAGIVMVPQPGWTWVDHKYQNSYGFRLTSDQIQSQIPLRDIVSTGGIICGSSDSPVQDPDPLAQIRGMCDFPVKGQSISRYQAVKAFTVNGAFAGCEEEDRGSLCPGKRADFMVLNKDIMDDEVDLEDIRVDRVYMDGCALPENGLTPLGLLARAFWGQRKKI, encoded by the coding sequence ATGAAAGAGGGCCTGACCCATATCACCAATGCAAGGATTTACACCATGGAAGACGAAACCCAAACGTTTTCTTCCATGACCCTTGAAAATGGACGGATCATATCCCTTGGCCAGGGCCCGGAAAAAAGGGCTAAGAGTGTTGACCTGGGCGGCAGAACGGTTTTGCCCGGGTTTACCGATGCCCATTGCCATTTTATGCCCTCGGCCGTACTCAATGAATTCGGGGCGAATATTTCCAGGATAGGCCGTCATGGCCTGGTTCCCAAAAGCCTTTCTGGCGTCAAAGAGATCCTCTGCCGCCAGGCAGACCTGCAAAAGAAAAAGCTGGTTATAGGATTTAACCTGGTCACGGCAGGGCTCAAGGAAAACAGGCTGCCCTCTCAAAGGGAGCTGGACCAATGGCTGCCCGGGAAAACGGTTGTGATTTTTGATGCCAGCGGTCATGCCAGCGCCTATTCTTCAGGGGCCATCAAGGCCCTGGACCTTGGCCATCTCCATGACCAGGGCCAGCTCACAGGAGAGGCCCATGAATTCAACATGGGCAGGGTCAATTCCTTTGTCATGAAACAGCTGAATCCCATGATCTTTTTGAAAGGGATCTGCGGATATGTCAACCGTCTTCACCAATGCGGGATCACAAGTGTCCACTGCATGGAAGGCTTTGATGATGATCCCAGGGATGTTTCCACTAAAATATTTGCCTTTTTAGCCCCGGTCCTGCCCCTCCATGTCAGGCTGTATTGCCAGTATACGAACCCTGGCCGGGTGTTTCCCTTTTTGAAAAAGATGGCCTATCCTCGGCTTGGGGGGGGCGGGGCCTGGGAAATGGACGGGGCGGTGAGTTCCGGCACGGCCGCCTTTTTTGATTCCTATAAAAATCCAGAGGATGGCCGGGGTAAATGCTATTATTCAGACACAAAAATTCAGGACATGGTCAGAACGGCAGATGAGAGTCAATTTCAGATTTCAGCCCATGCCATTGGTCCCCGGGCCATTGAACCCCTGCTTTCAGCCTTTGAAAAAAGCCCGGGACAAAAAAATTTGCGTCACAGGATTGAGCATTTTGAGTTTCCCACACCCGATCAGGTGAAACGGGCTGTTGAGGCAGGGATTGTCATGGTGCCCCAGCCCGGATGGACCTGGGTGGACCATAAATACCAGAATTCCTACGGGTTCAGGCTGACCTCTGACCAGATTCAAAGCCAGATCCCCTTGAGGGATATTGTCTCTACTGGCGGGATCATCTGCGGCTCTTCGGACAGCCCGGTCCAGGATCCGGATCCTTTGGCCCAGATCCGGGGCATGTGCGATTTTCCGGTTAAGGGCCAGTCCATATCCCGGTACCAGGCCGTTAAAGCCTTTACGGTCAACGGGGCTTTTGCCGGGTGTGAAGAGGAAGACCGCGGCAGCCTTTGTCCTGGAAAAAGGGCGGATTTCATGGTGCTCAACAAGGATATCATGGATGATGAGGTGGATCTTGAAGATATCCGGGTGGACCGGGTCTATATGGACGGTTGCGCCTTGCCTGAAAACGGGCTTACCCCTTTGGGACTTCTGGCCAGAGCTTTTTGGGGACAGCGCAAGAAAATCTGA